A window of the Oryza brachyantha chromosome 5, ObraRS2, whole genome shotgun sequence genome harbors these coding sequences:
- the LOC102716131 gene encoding uncharacterized protein LOC102716131, whose protein sequence is MHRLPLLLLPATIIDAPLLLVPSSSSSMVSIPALRLGSPALLATRRPPRWLRCGGGAAQRGMAFSVEAARRRLEGDSEDEEGEEDKRRGRAAERRLRAGGSAAAAAVAAVGSGELLSIPGVGPRNQRKLVDNGFEGVAQLKQLYRDKFFGKYSEKMVEFLQSSVGIIHKNHAESITSFIKESVDEELKDSDSSKQKKRLTFCVEGNISVGKSTFLQRIANETIELRDLVEIVPEPVAKWQDVGPDHFNILDAFYAEPHRYAYTFQNYVFVTRVMQERESSGGIKPLRLMERSVFSDRMVFVRAVHEANWMNEMEISIYDSWFDPVVSSLPGLIPDGFIYLRASPDTCHKRMMLRKRAEEGGVTLDYLQGLHEKHESWLLPSKGGGNGLLSVSQLPMHMEGSLPPAIRDRVFYLEGDHMHSSIQKVPALVLDCEPDIDFNKDIEAKRQYAQQVAEFFEFVKKKKEAPSEQTSTGKNRTNPQIMLPPKGGLWVPDGRSPFSGSAMNLDFRRAMSSYLST, encoded by the exons atGCACaggctccccctcctcctcctcccggccacCATCATTGACGCGCCGCTGCTCCtcgtcccctcctcctcctcctccatggtcTCCATCCCGGCGCTCCGCCTCGGCTCCCCCGCGCTCCTCGCcacgcgccgcccgccccggTGGCTCCGCTGCGGCGGGGGAGCGGCGCAGCGGGGGATGGCGTTCTCCGTGGAGGCCGCGAGGCGTAGGTTGGAGGGGGATAGCGAGGatgaggagggggaggaggataAGCGGAggggccgggcggcggagaggaggctcagggccggcgggagcgccgccgccgcagcagtggcggcggtggggagcgGGGAGCTGCTCTCCATTCCCGGGGTTGGGCCACGCAACCAGAGGAAGCTCGTGGACAACGGATTCGAGGGCGTCGCGCAGCTTAAGCAGCTCTATCGGGATAAG TTCTTTGGCAAGTATAGCGAGAAGATGGTTGAGTTTTTACAGAGCTCGGTTGGCATCATTCATAAGAACCATGCTGAAAGTATAACTTCTTTTATTAAAGAAAGCGTTGACGAGGAGCTGAAGGATTCAGACTCATCTAAGCAGAAAAAGAGGCTCACCTTTTGCGTGGAAGGGAATATTAGTGTTGGGAAGTCTACCTTTCTCCAAAGAATAGCTAATGAGACCATTGAACTGCGTGATCTTGTAGAAATAGTGCCTGAACCTGTTGCTAAGTGGCAGGATGTTGGCCCTGACCATTTCAATATATTGGATGCTTTCTATGCTGAGCCACATAGGTATGCCTATACTTTCCAAAATTATGTGTTTGTGACAAGGGTCATGCAAGAAAGGGAATCGTCAGGTGGAATCAAACCTCTCAGACTAATGGAAAGAAGTGTTTTCAGTGATAGGATG GTATTTGTTCGTGCTGTTCATGAAGCTAACTGGATGAATGAGATGGAGATCAGCATTTATGACTCGTGGTTTGATCCTGTTGTGTCATCACTCCCAGGTCTTATCCCTGATGGATTTATCTATCTAAGAGCTAGCCCAGATACTTGCCACAAAAGAATGATGCTCCGGAAAAGAGCAGAGGAAGGTGGTGTTACTCTTGACTATTTGCAAGGTTTGCATGAGAAACATGAGAGTTGGTTGCTTCCTTCGAAAGGAGGAGGTAATGGTCTATTATCTGTCAGTCAGCTCCCTATGCATATGGAAGGTTCCTTGCCTCCAGCGATTCGGGATCGTGTCTTTTACTTGGAAGGAGATCACATGCATTCGAGCATCCAGAAG GTCCCTGCTCTGGTCTTGGATTGTGAACCTGACATTGATTTCAACAAAGATATAGAAGCTAAACGGCA ATACGCTCAGCAAGTTGCAGAATTCTTTGAATttgtgaagaaaaagaaggaagcTCCATCTGAACAAACAAGCACTGGCAAGAACCGTACTAATCCACAGATTATGCTTCCTCCCAAAGGTGGATTGTGGGTTCCTGATGGAAGAAGCCCTTTCTCAGGATCTGCTATGAATCTGGACTTCAGAAGAGCCATGTCATCCTATCTCTCAACATAG
- the LOC102716412 gene encoding protein PSK SIMULATOR 1-like, with amino-acid sequence MGGLCSRVSAVDKSPSDTTLVRDQIVDPEPAVIKGAKLPVSEEATVKRLEDQQQSFAFFESVVPGLAYNGADAGQAGSRTPQLARTLSQKVGLGKNKASAAKVSEVSSLLGRAGTVGFEKAVEVLDTLGSSMTNLNTSSSFISGSAAKGNKISILAFEVANTIVKGSNLMRALSKANIKHLKEVVLHSESVQHLISKDMDELLKIAAADKREELEIFSKEVIRFGNRCKNPQWHSLDRYFEKLSSERIPQHRLKEDAESVMQQLIVCVQYTAELYHELHTLDRFEQDCRRRQQELDGLSSRGDSLHMLKQDVKSQTKHVKGLKKRSLWSKNLEEVMEKLVDIVHFLHLEINNAFGLADSEEPQEPGGKQHNRLGPAGLALHYANIINQIDTLVSRSSSIPPTTRDTLYQGLPQTIKSALRSKLQSFEVKEELTVSQIKAEMEKTLRWLVPIANNTTKAHHGFGWVGEWANTGSEMNYKSSGQMDLTRIETLYHAEKEKVDGHILELVVWLHHLISKSKTANGGIRSPIKSPVRSPTQKGITLTLDKSNNSSPILTQEDKDMLRNVKFRKFVPGISKSQEFDTKSRHSKQIRLIKSNSHSPTSGSRKDLLLVRRSSMLPVIDFQIDRTKALDLIDRLDDLKKQ; translated from the exons ATGGGAGGCCTCTGCTCAAGGGTTTCAGCGGTAGACAAGTCTCCGAGTGACACCACGCTTGTTCGGGACCAGATAGTTGATCCTGAGCCTGCTGTGATAAAGGGTGCTAAGCTGCCCGTGTCCGAAGAGGCCACGGTGAAGCGGCTGGAAGATCAGCAGCAGTCTTTTGCTTTCTTTGAGAGCGTTGTTCCTGGGCTTGCTTACAATGGTGCAGATGCTGGTCAGGCAGGATCTAGGACACCACAACTGGCCCGGACTCTGTCGCAGAAGGTTGGTTTGGGCAAGAATAAGGCCAGTGCTGCAAAG GTTTCAGAAGTGAGCTCACTTTTAGGAAGGGCTGGTACTGTTGGGTTTGAGAAAGCAGTGGAGGTTCTAGATACACTTGGTAGTAGCAtgacaaatttaaatactagTAGTAGTTTTATATCAGGCTCTGCagcaaaaggaaacaaaatatCTATTTTGGCTTTCGAGGTGGCAAATACTATCGTTAAAGGTTCCAATCTTATGCGAGCGCTCTCCAAGGCCAACATAAAGCACCTCAAAGAGGTGGTGCTTCATTCAGAAAGCGTTCAACACCTTATATCCaaagatatggatgaattACTCAAGATTGCAGCAGCCGACAAAAG GGAGGAGTTAGAAATCTTCTCAAAAGAAGTTATTCGATTTGGAAATCGTTGCAAGAATCCTCAATGGCACAGCTTGGATCGTTACTTTGAAAA aTTGTCATCGGAACGAATTCCTCAGCATCGCTTGAAAGAAGATGCAGAGTCAGTGATGCAGCAATTGATTGTTTGCGTGCAATATACAGCT GAATTATATCATGAATTGCATACTTTGGATAGATTTGAACAAGATTGTCGTCGTAGACAGCAAGAACTGGATGGTTTGAGTTCAAGAG GTGATAGTCTGCATATGCTAAAGCAGGATGTCAAGAGTCAAACTAAGCATGTCAAAGGTCTGAAAAAGAGATCACTTTGGTCCAAGAATTTGGAAGAG GTGATGGAAAAACTTGTCGACATTGTTCACTTCTTACATTTGGAGATTAATAATGCCTTTGGCCTTGCTG ACAGTGAAGAGCCACAAGAACCAGGTGGTAAACAACACAATAGATTGGGACCTGCAGGCCTTGCATTGCATTATGCAAATATCATCAATCAGATTGATACTCTT GTTTCTCGATCAAGTTCAATACCTCCCACTACAAGGGATACATTATACCAAGGTTTGCCGCAGACTATCAAATCTGCCCTCCGTTCAAAGTTACAATCCTTTGAAGTCAAAGAAGAG CTGACAGTTTCTCAGATCAAAGCTGaaatggagaaaactttgcGATGGCTTGTTCCTATCGCAAATAACACGACAAA GGCTCACCATGGCTTCGGTTGGGTTGGAGAGTGGGCAAATACAGG ATCTGAGATGAACTACAAGTCATCAGGGCAGATGGACTTAACCCGAATTGAAACACTATATCATGCTGAGAAGGAAAAGGTTGATGGACATATACTTGAGCTTGTTGTATGGCTTCATCATCTCATCAGTAAATCCAAAACTGCCAATGGAGGTATAAGGTCTCCCATCAAGTCTCCTGTCCGTTCACCTACACAAAAGGGTATCACCTTGACGCTAGACAAATCAAACAATTCATCGCCAATACTCACACAAGAGGATAAGGATATGCTAAGGAATGTTAAGTTCAGGAAGTTCGTCCCTGGAATAAGTAAAAGTCAAGAGTTTGACACAAAGTCAAGACATAGCAAACAGATCAGACTGATAAAGAGCAACAGCCATTCTCCAACCAGTGGCAGTAGGAAAGACTTGCTTTTAGTTCGGAGATCATCCATGCTTCCTGTCATCGACTTCCAGATTGATAGGACCAAAGCTTTGGACTTAATCGACCGACTTGATGATCTGAAAAAACAGTGA
- the LOC102716689 gene encoding DAR GTPase 3, chloroplastic produces the protein MAAASLAPSTASFAPAPGRVNPATALALLRRPPGRVLLRVASESSSIAGDTLLGLYEQERLGRSLYDNEGSNKEMYWENLDADLRYWTRSLRPVQWYPGHIAKTEKELKEQLKLMDVVIEVRDARIPLATSHPKMDSWLGNRKRIIVMNREDMVSTEDRNAWASYFANQGTKVVYSNGQLGMGTMKLGRMAKSLASTVNTKRREKGLLPRAVRAGIVGYPNVGKSSLINRLLKRRMCPAAPRPGVTRELKWVRFGNDLELLDSPGILPMRISDQTAAIKLAICDDIGERSYDFADVAAILVQLLVRHPAVGPEAFRRRYRLEMDSDCGKMFVTKLSVHLFNGDASQAAFRILSDYRKGKFGWVALERPPT, from the exons ATGGCTGCCGCTTCCTTGGCTCCGTCCACCGCCTCcttcgcgccggcgccggggagggTAAATCCCGCCACGGCGCTTGCACTCCTCAGGAGGCCTCCCGGGCGCGTCCTTCTCAGGGTGGCCAGCGAATCCTCCTCG ATTGCCGGTGACACGCTGCTGGGTTTGTATGAGCAAGAGAGGTTAGGCCGCTCGCTATATGATAACGAGGGTTCAAACAAAGAGATGTACTGGGAGAATTTGGATGCGGATTTGCGATACTGGACCAGATCCCTGCGCCCGGTGCAG TGGTATCCTGGTCATATTGCAAAAACCGAGAAGGAACTGAAAGAACAGCTAAAGCTTATGGATGTTGTCATAGAGGTTCGCGACGCTAGGATTCCCTTGGCAACAAGCCATCCTAAG ATGGATTCCTGGCTAGGCAATCGGAAAAGGATCATAGTCATGAACCGTGAAGACATGGTGTCTACTGAGGACAGAAATGCATGGGCCTCTTACTTTGCTAATCAGGGTACCAAAGTTGTTTACTCAAATGGGCAACTGGGTATG GGTACAATGAAATTAGGAAGAATGGCAAAATCACTAGCATCTACTGTGAACACAAAGCGAAGAGAAAAGGGGTTACTTCCCCGTGCG GTTCGAGCTGGAATAGTTGGATACCCAAATGTTGGCAAATCTTCCTTAATTAATCGCTTGCTAAAACGAAGAATGTGTCCAGCAGCACCTAGACCAGGTGTTACAAGAGAGTTGAA GTGGGTTCGTTTTGGGAATGATTTAGAGCTATTAGATTCACCTGGCATTTTGCCTATGCGAATTAGTGACCAGACAGCTGCAATTAAACTTGCTATATGTGATGATATTGGAGAAAGGTCATATGACTTTGCAGATGTGGCAGCGATTCTCGTGCAGTTATTAGTAAGACATCCAGCTGTAG GTCCTGAAGCGTTTCGAAGACGGTATAGGCTTGAGATGGATAGCGATTGTGGGAAAAT GTTTGTGACAAAGCTCTCTGTTCACTTGTTCAATGGAGATGCCAGCCAAGCAGCCTTCCGCATCTTATCTGACTACCGAAAAGGCAAATTTGGCTGGGTTGCCCTGGAGAGACCCCCAACATGA